From a single Clupea harengus chromosome 24, Ch_v2.0.2, whole genome shotgun sequence genomic region:
- the LOC116219120 gene encoding stonustoxin subunit beta-like, whose product MRFAAEGLGWKTTSEHTLLYSIGRQVQSHTEQLNSLILQVIVTHVQFSQMGRLSHCLITHEGCSFLAFALKSNPSYLKQLDLSYNHPGDSGVSELTDRLNDPNCKLETFRYDHGGEFRIKPGPRKYACELTLDPNTAHRHLSLSEGNRKVTRVSEDQSYPDHPERFDCWSQVLCREGQSGRCYWEADWSSSADIAVAYKSMKRKGGSNDSRFGYNDKSWRLYCSGNSYSARHNNKRTAIPAPSSRSRRVGVYLDWPAGTLSFYSVSSDTLTHLHTFHSTFTEPLYPGFYVYADSSVSLCQIT is encoded by the exons ATGCGTTTCGCTGCCGAAGGTCTCGGTTGGAAGACAACAAGCGAACACACCCTGCTGTATTCTATAGGAAGACAAGTCCAG TCCCACACAGAGCAGCTTAATTCCCTCATCCTGCAGGTCATTGTCACCCATGTCCAGTTCTCTCAGATGGGAAG ACTGTCTCATTGTCTCATCACACACGAGGGCTGTTCTTTCTTGGCCTTTGCCCTCAAATCAAACCCCTCCTACCTGAAAcagctggatctgagctacaatCACCCAGGAGACTCCGGTGTCAGTGagctcacagacagactgaatgatcccaactgtaaactagaGACTTTCAG GTATGACCATGGAGGAGAGTTCAGGATTAAACCAGGACCGAGAAAAT atgcctgtgagctcacactggacccaaacacagcacacagacatctctctctctctgaggggaacagaaaggtgacacGTGTGAGTGAGGATCAGTCGtatcctgaccacccagagagatttgactgCTGgtctcaggtgctgtgtagagagggtcagtctggacgctgctactgggaggctgaTTGGAGTAGTAGTGCCGATATAGCAGTGGCATATAAGAGCAtgaagaggaaaggggggagtAATGACAGCAGGTTTGGATATAATGACAAGTCCTGGAGGCTGTattgctctggtaacagttactCTGCCAGGCACAATAATAAGAGGACTGCCATACCTGCtccctcctcccgctccaggagagtaggagtgtacctggactggccagcaggcactctgtccttctacagcgtctcctctgacacactcacccacctgcacacgttccactccacattcactgagcccctctatcctgggtttTATGTTTATGCTGActcctcagtgtccctgtgccagatcacatga